The Ktedonobacterales bacterium sequence GCGGGCGCGTGGGTCAGGATCAAGGTGCGCGACATGAAGACCTCGCACACCTCATGCAGCGGCTGCGTGCCGTTATCGCTGAGCTGTCTCCAGACCCTTTCCGTCTCTTCGTTGCAAGCCATCGCCGTACCCATATACACACCCATCCGAGCGCGCTCGTCCTCAGGTAAGGAGGTGGTGAGGCCCGCATCGCATAACGCGAGATTGGCAGCGGCAATCGAAAACTGGGTATTGCGATCCAGGGAGCAACACTCTTCGGCGGTCAGGCCGAGTGGTTCAGGATCGAAGTCTTGCGCCTCGCCAGCGATCCGAACAGGCAATGCGCTGGCGTCGAACCGGGTGATCGGACCAATACCTGAGCGACCAGCAACGCAGGCTTCCCAGAAGGCAGTTTTCCCAATACCATTGGGGGCGACAACACCAAGACCGGTGATAACGACTCGTCGAACGGGGGCGGCTGTCATCTATATTCCTCCCAAAAACCCTTCCAAAATACTTTTTTCCTCGCTCGCTACACTTTTTTTTGATTCCCACAAGGACGACACGAGGCGCAGCAAGAATGCCCGCCTTCGTCCATGCCCGTCGAATCTATCTTCTGCTTGGTTGCAGCTATTCTAGCACACACGTGGTTCCCATGCACATCCATTAGTATAGAATACAATACACTGGCTAGATACAGATCACCTCCAGGCTGGGCGTTCTCAGAAAAAGGGAGCATAGCCGCACTTCCAACGCTCCATAACCGGGTGGTAATTGACAGGAGGACACTGGAATGGTCAAAAAACGCAGCTTTGGTCAGATCGCATCCGGCTTTTTTCTCCTCTCTCACCCAGGACCAGTTGCCCTTCACATCATCGCTGTTGCCGCGTTTGCAGTCTTCGCCCTATGGCCCCATCTGGTCTGGAATATCATCCTTCTGGTGATTGCCGCGCACGCGGCCATGCAATTGTCCATTGCCATGCTCAATGACTACTGTGACCGTCGCTTAGACGCGCTCAGCAAACCAGGCAAGCCCATTGTGCGTGGATTGGTCACGCCCCGCGAGGCGCTCGTCGTAGGACTTTTCATGATCGCCCTCATGGTGGGACTCTTGCTGTTCCTCAACCCGCTGGCTTTGTTGATCTCGCTGGCTTACCTGGCGCTGGGGCAGGCATATAACCTCGGACTCAAATCAACCCCCTGGAGCGGAATTGTCCTGGCCCTGATGATCTCCCTCATCCCTCTCTACGTCCTGGCGGGCGTCAACCGCATCCCCCCGGCAAGCTTCTGGTTAGTTCCGGCTGGTTTTCTGGTGGGTGTTGCGCTGAATCTGGCAAACTCCCTCCCTGATGTGGAGAGCGACATAGCCGGAGGCGCAAAAACACTGGCAGTGGTGCTGGGGGTGAAAGGGTCATTCATGTGCTGCCCGTTGCTGATCCTGGCGGCTGTGGCGCTTATGGAGACTTTGACCGTATTGGGCATTGTTCCTGCCCAGCCCTGGATGATGATCGTTCTACTGGTCATCGCCCTGCTGGCTATAGGAACAATGATCCGCTTCTTCGGGCCGCAGAAGCCCATCCAGACGCGCCAAACCTACTTCTATCTGGTCGCGTCAACCTGTCTGCTCTTAGGAATAGGCTGGTTCATCGTCGTCGCAGTATAATCAAAGCGATTTTCAACGAAACACTTTACGAAAGAAGAAAGAAGGCGGAGCATGGGGAACTGGGCCTATACGAAAGGCTTGCACGACCTGGGCAATTCGGTTTATGCCTATCTGCAACCAGATGGCTCCTGGGGCTGGAGCAACGCCGGACTTGTCACCGATGGCGAGGCTTCGCTGCTGATTGACACCCTCTA is a genomic window containing:
- a CDS encoding UbiA family prenyltransferase yields the protein MVKKRSFGQIASGFFLLSHPGPVALHIIAVAAFAVFALWPHLVWNIILLVIAAHAAMQLSIAMLNDYCDRRLDALSKPGKPIVRGLVTPREALVVGLFMIALMVGLLLFLNPLALLISLAYLALGQAYNLGLKSTPWSGIVLALMISLIPLYVLAGVNRIPPASFWLVPAGFLVGVALNLANSLPDVESDIAGGAKTLAVVLGVKGSFMCCPLLILAAVALMETLTVLGIVPAQPWMMIVLLVIALLAIGTMIRFFGPQKPIQTRQTYFYLVASTCLLLGIGWFIVVAV